A genomic region of Fibrobacter sp. contains the following coding sequences:
- a CDS encoding RNA polymerase sigma factor: MKALSKENELEIRSLYERYASLVHSRCRMLLKSEDEAWDATQEVFMKLIGALPKINKKESIYSWLLSTSTNHCFSLLRKKKHLEFNEEYHTESKGLPQEKWMALKEIIHHFLSPWDSKIREVVIYTYFDGYRQEEIAKITGMGESTIRRHLTRFKRKCAESGLSMGDLL, from the coding sequence ATGAAAGCACTATCAAAGGAAAATGAACTGGAAATCCGTTCTCTTTACGAGCGTTATGCCTCACTGGTGCACTCACGCTGCAGGATGTTACTTAAATCGGAAGATGAGGCCTGGGATGCTACTCAGGAGGTTTTTATGAAGCTGATCGGTGCTCTGCCTAAAATAAACAAAAAAGAATCTATTTATTCATGGCTGTTAAGCACAAGCACTAATCACTGCTTCTCGCTCCTGCGCAAGAAAAAACACCTTGAATTCAATGAGGAGTATCACACTGAAAGCAAGGGACTCCCTCAGGAGAAATGGATGGCTCTTAAAGAGATTATTCATCATTTTCTCAGTCCATGGGACAGCAAGATTCGCGAAGTGGTGATTTATACCTATTTTGACGGGTACAGGCAGGAGGAGATTGCGAAAATAACCGGAATGGGTGAATCCACCATAAGGCGCCATCTTACCAGATTCAAGAGGAAATGTGCCGAATCGGGGCTTTCAATGGGGGATCTTCTATGA